Proteins found in one Pyrus communis chromosome 15, drPyrComm1.1, whole genome shotgun sequence genomic segment:
- the LOC137718842 gene encoding 3-ketoacyl-CoA synthase 4-like: MDPGGATNVATARGGGGEVGVRIHQTRRLPDFLQSVNLKYVKLGYHYLISNILTLCFIPLIIVTLIEASQMDIYDIQQLWLHLQYNLVSVIICSAVLVFGLTVYIVTRPRPVYLVDYACYRPPDHLKAPYQRFMEHSRLTQDFDDSSLEFQRKILERSGLGEETYVPEAMHYIPPRPSMAAAREEAEQVMYGALDNLFANTHVKPKDIGILVVNCSLFNPTPSLSAMIVNKYKLRGNIRSFNLGGMGCSAGVIAVDLAKDLLQIHRNTYAVVVSTENITQNWYFGNKKSMLIPNCLFRVGGSAVLLSNKSVDRRRAKYKLVHVVRTHRGADDKAFRCVYQEQDDKGKTGVSLSKDLMAIAGGALKTNITTLGPIVLPISEQLLFFSSLVVKKLFNSNVKPYIPDFKLAFDHFCIHAGGRAVIDELEKNLQLLPIHVEASRMTLHRFGNTSSSSIWYELAYMEAKGRIRRGNRIWQIAFGSGFKCNSAVWEALRNVKASRNGPWEDCIDTYPVKVVS; this comes from the coding sequence ATGGACCCAGGCGGAGCAACCAATGTCGCCACCGCGCGCGGCGGAGGCGGTGAGGTCGGGGTCCGGATTCACCAAACCCGACGGCTCCCCGATTTCCTCCAGAGCGTTAATCTCAAGTACGTGAAATTAGGGtaccattacttgatctctaataTCTTAACCCTCTGCTTTATCCCGTTGATTATCGTAACCCTAATCGAAGCCTCCCAAATGGACATTTACGACATTCAACAACTCTGGCTCCACCTCCAGTACAATCTCGTCTCCGTCATCATCTGCTCCGCCGTCCTCGTCTTCGGGTTGACCGTCTACATCGTGACCCGACCCAGACCCGTTTACTTGGTCGATTACGCCTGCTACCGCCCGCCAGATCACCTCAAGGCACCGTACCAGCGCTTTATGGAGCACTCCCGCCTTACGCAGGACTTCGACGACTCGTCGCTCGAGTTCCAGCGCAAGATTCTCGAGCGCTCCGGCCTCGGCGAGGAGACTTATGTCCCGGAGGCGATGCATTACATCCCTCCCCGGCCGTCGATGGCTGCCGCCAGGGAGGAGGCGGAGCAGGTGATGTACGGTGCTCTGGATAATCTGTTTGCCAATACCCATGTGAAGCCAAAGGACATTGGGATTCTCGTTGTGAATTGCAGCTTGTTTAATCCGACGCCGTCGCTTTCTGCCATGATTGTTAATAAGTACAAATTGAGGGGTAATATTAGGAGTTTCAATTTGGGGGGAATGGGTTGTAGTGCTGGGGTTATAGCTGTCGATCTTGCTAAGGACTTGTTGCAAATCCATCGGAATACTTATGCGGTTGTTGTTAGTACTGAGAACATTACTCAGAATTGGTATTTTGGGAATAAGAAGTCTATGTTGATACCCAATTGCTTGTTTCGGGTTGGGGGTTCTGCGGTTTTGCTTTCCAATAAGTCCGTTGATAGGAGGCGGGCTAAGTACAAGCTTGTTCATGTTGTGAGGACCCATCGTGGCGCGGATGATAAAGCTTTTCGTTGTGTTTATCAGGAGCAGGATGATAAGGGGAAGACCGGTGTGTCTTTGTCCAAAGATTTGATGGCAATTGCCGGTGGGGCGCTTAAGACCAACATCACCACTTTGGGACCTATTGTGCTTCCGATAAGCGAGcagcttcttttcttttcatcgcTTGTGGTTAAGAAGCTGTTCAATTCCAATGTCAAGCCTTATATCCCAGATTTCAAGCTGGCGTTTGATCATTTTTGCATACACGCCGGGGGAAGGGCTGTGATTGATGAGCTGGAGAAGAACCTGCAGTTGCTGCCTATACATGTTGAGGCCTCTCGGATGACTTTACACCGGTTTGGGAATACTTCTTCGAGTTCCATTTGGTATGAATTGGCGTACATGGAGGCCAAGGGGAGGATCCGCAGGGGCAATCGTATCTGGCAGATTGCCTTTGGAAGTGGTTTTAAATGTAACAGTGCGGTCTGGGAGGCGCTTCGGAATGTGAAGGCATCTCGTAATGGTCCTTGGGAAGACTGCATTGACACGTATCCTGTGAAAGTAGTTTCCTAG